Proteins encoded by one window of Lates calcarifer isolate ASB-BC8 linkage group LG7_1, TLL_Latcal_v3, whole genome shotgun sequence:
- the gja1b gene encoding gap junction alpha-1 protein — protein MGDWSALGRLLDKVQAYSTAGGKVWLSVLFIFRILVLGTAVESAWGDEQSAFRCNTLQPGCDNVCYDKSFPISHVRLWVLQIIFVSTPTLLYLAHVFYLNRKEQKLNRKEEELKAVQNDGGDVDIPLKKIEMKKLKYGIEEHGKVKMKGALLRTYIVSIFFKSMFEVGFLVIQWYMYGFSLSAVYTCERSPCPQKVECFLSRPTEKTVFIIFMLVVSLVSLLLNIIELFYVFFKRIKDRVKGKQQPTLYPSGGTLSPTPKELSTTKYAYYNGCSSPTAPLSPMSPPGYKLATGERGTGSCRNYNKQANEQNWANYSTEQNRLGQNGGGSTISNSHAQAFDFPDDTHEHKKLSSSAGHELQPLALMDARPCSRASSRMSSRARPDDLDV, from the coding sequence ATGGGTGACTGGAGCGCTCTGGGTCGTCTGCTGGACAAGGTCCAGGCCTACTCTACTGCTGGGGGGAAGGTCTGGCTGTCAgtcctcttcatcttcaggATCCTGGTCCTGGGTACTGCAGTGGAATCAGCCTGGGGAGATGAGCAGTCTGCCTTCAGATGTAACACCCTGCAACCTGGTTGTGACAATGTCTGCTATGACAAATCCTTCCCCATCTCCCATGTGCGTCTCTGGGTTCTCCAGATCATCTTTGTGTCAACGCCGACACTCCTCTACCTGGCTCATGTTTTCTATCTGAACAGAAAGGAACAGAAACTcaacaggaaggaggaggagcttaAAGCTGTACAAAATGATGGAGGAGATGTTGACATCCCACTGAAGAAAATTGAGATGAAAAAGCTAAAGTATGGTATTGAGGAGCATGGCAAAGTGAAGATGAAGGGTGCTCTGCTCAGAACCTATATAGTCAGTATATTCTTCAAGTCTATGTTTGAGGTGGGCTTCCTGGTCATCCAGTGGTACATGTATGgtttcagtctgtctgcagtCTACACCTGTGAGAGGTCTCCATGCCCACAGAAGGTGGAGTGTTTCCTGTCCCGACCTACAGAGAAGACCGTTTTCATCATCTTTATGCTGGTGGTCTCACTGGTGTCCCTGCTGCTCAACATTATCGAGCTTTTCTATGTGTTTTTTAAGAGGATCAAAGATCGTGTGAAGGGCAAACAGCAGCCCACTCTCTACCCCAGTGGAGGCACCTTGAGTCCCACTCCTAAAGAACTGTCCACCACCAAGTACGCCTACTATAATGGCTGTTCCTCCCCGACTGCCCCACTGTCACCCATGTCCCCCCCAGGCTACAAGCTAGCCACAGGGGAGCGGGGAACTGGCTCATGCCGTAATTACAATAAGCAGGCCAATGAGCAGAACTGGGCCAACTACTCCACGGAGCAGAACCGGCTCGGCCAGAATGGTGGAGGAAGCACTATTTCAAACTCCCATGCACAAGCCTTCGACTTCCCCGATGACACCCACGAGCATAAGAAACTGTCCTCATCGGCAGGACATGAGCTGCAGCCGTTGGCGTTGATGGATGCCCGGCCCTGTAGCCGTGCCAGCAGCCGGATGAGCAGCCGAGCCAGGCCAGATGAC